A segment of the Rhizobium sp. ZPR4 genome:
GCAGCCACGATGAGCCTCGATGCCTTGCAGGAGCAGCGCATGGATTTCGTCAAGGCCGTGCAGGATGCAGTCGGTTCCGACCTGCAGTCCAACGGTCTCGAATTGGAATCCGTGTCGCTGACGCGCCTCGACCAGACCGATATCAAGCATTTCAACGCCAACAACTTCTTCGACGCCCATGGTCTTGCCGCGCTGACCCGCGTCACCGAGGCCCGCAAGAAGGAGCGTAACGAGGTCGTCCGCGACACCGAAGTCGCGATCGCTCAGAAGGACCTTGAAGCCCGCCAGCAGTCCCTCACGATCGAGCGGACGAAACGCGAGGCCGAGCTGAACCAGCAGCGCGACATCGCCAACAAGTCGGCCGCAACTCGCGCCGAAACCGCGCAGCAGGAACAGGCGGCCAAGCGTGCCGAAGAGGAAGCCCGCATCGCCGCCGAGCAAGCGATCGCCGAACGCGAGGCTGCCGCAAAGCAGGCCCGCGAATCCGCCAACATCGACTCGACCCGTGCCGTGCAGCAGCGCGATACCGAAGCCCGCCGCGACATTCAGATCGTCGCCCAGGAAAGCGCCATCGCGGTCTCCAACAAGAGCCGTGAGGAGTCGGAAGCCAAGGCGAAGGCAGAGGCGGCCCGCGCACTCGCCATCGCCGCCGAAGAAAAGGTCGGCACTGCGCGAGCAGTCGAAATTGCCGACCGTGAAAAGCAGATCGCCGTGATCGACGCGCAGAAGCGCGCCCAGACCCAGGCAACCGCTGTCACCATCGCCGCAGAAGCTGAAAAGCAGGCAGCGACCGACCAAGCGGATGCGATCAAGACGCTGGCAACGGCAGAAGCCGACGCCGCAATCATCAAGGCCAAGGGTATTCTGGAAACCGGTAAGGCGACGGCCGAAAGCGAAGCGCTGCTCAACGAAGCACGCAACAAGCTGAGCCCCGCGATCATCGAATTCGAGATCACTCGCGAGCGCATCCGCATCGTGCCCGCCGCCCTCGCCGAAGCGGTCAAGCCAATCGAGAAGATCTCGGACATCCGCATCTTCGACACCGGCGGCATGCTCGGCCGCAATGGCAACGGTACGGGCGGCGGAAGTGGCGTCGGCCTTGGCGAAGGTCTTGCCGGCCAGCTACTCTCCTACCAGGCCAACAAACCGATCCTCGACCGCCTGCTGAAGGAAGCCGGCTTCGATGGCGACAATGCCATCTCGGCGCTGCTTGGCAATCTTGATGGCAAGACCAACGCTGCCCAGCCCGAGGAAGAGGAATATTACGACGACACCGAAGAGACGGATAAGCCTGCCTAACGGCTATTGATCGTCAGCAAACACAAAACCCCGGAATTCCTTAGGGATTCCGGGGTTTTGTTAAATCAATCAGCCGATCAGATCAGGGCTTCGGGCGATTTCTGAAGGCCTCGGCCTCGGCGTAGAACTTCTTTTCCCATTCCTTGTGATTGTCGAGGCCTTCCTTGATGAAGGGCGTGAAGATCGCCAGATTCATCAAGGCCCAGTTGACGAAGCGGGCCGGGAATTTCAGCGGCTTGACGAAATCGACGAAGAGCACGACGCGGGTCTTGTCGGAATGGTTCCAGGCTTCATGCTCATAGGCATCGTCGAAGATCAGCGCCTTGCCTTCCTGCCAGTGGCAAACCTGCTTGTCGACGCGGATCGCGAGCTTCTCGTTCGGCTCAGGCACGATGAGGCCGAGATGCAGGCGCAGCACGCCGTTATAAGGACCACGGTGGGCCGGAAGATGCTTGCCCGGCTCGAAGATCGAGAACATCGCCGTCGTCAGACCGGGGATCTTCTGCACGGCTTTCCAGGTATTCGGGCATGCATTGATGTTCTGCTCGGACTTCACGCCGAAGCCAAGAAGGAAAAAGGTCTTCCAGCGGGTATCAGTCGAAATGGTCTTCACGTCGGTGGAGATATCCTGGAAGGTCGGCAGCTCGCTCTGGCGCAGCAACACCTTCTCTAACTCGGCGCGGATGGCGGGAAAATCCTTCTCGATCTCGGCCGCCCAGGGGAAGGTCGCGGTGTCATAGACCGGCGGATTACCAAGCTTGGCATATTTCAGATTGAGACTTTCCGCCCAAGAAACGATGCCCATGAAGAAGCGCGTCATGGCGCTCGGGCGATCCATCGGCGCGATGCCAGCCGTGCCGAAAGTCTGTTCCGGAGCAGGAGATTGGTTGGAAGTGGGAGCAGGTGCGCTCAAGGGACTCTCCGTCATGTCTATCTTTAAGGGCCGTTCAGAGGGAAGTCTTCTGCTTGGGAAGCTGCATGCAAATCCCGAAGTGGCAACAGGCTGAAAACTTGGGATATCCGCCCGGCACTTCCTGATTTACGCCCGACTCCTCTGTTATACGGTGATCGTAATAGGCGATTATATGAGTTGATTAGTCGAATTTCGCAAGAGAGTCCGTTCGCAACGAGCGGTGGTTTGTCGTGGACAGAAACTCCGGCGATTCTCGAGAGGCATTCACCTCAGAATCGGCAAAAATGCGGCGAAATTTGCCGATCCTTCATCACTATGCCGTTTGAGCCTGAATTATTAGCCGGACAATTGCAAGCCCTGCTATCAAAGCCCCTATCGACAGGAAAACAGACAGGGCGACATAGGCTATCGCGGGCATCCATTGGCCACGTTCCCAGAGCACGACGCTTTCCAGCGCAAAGGTCGAAAACGTCGTGAACCCGCCGAGAACGCCGGTCGTCAGAAACAATCGCACCTCCTGCGACATACCGCCGCGAAAGGCGAAATATTCCGTCAGCAACCCCATGATGAACGCGCCGAACACATTGATGATGAGGGTGCCGAACGGAAATTCTATCCCGAGCAGCCGCGCGGCAAGCTCGTTGATACCGAGACGGAATGCGCCGCCCAACCCAGCTCCGAGAAACACGACAAGATAGAGCACGACAACCTCCAGCCGTCCTTGCGTCAAACCTTTTCGATCTTATGGATATTTTCCCGCCGCGTCTCCACGCCGCGTTCGCGAATATGGCGAAGTGGCATATCGGCCGGGATATCTCCCGAGGCCGCGCTCTTGGCGATGCCGAGCCGCTGCGACAGATAGATGCTGGTATGGCCGCTGCAGATATAGGCAAGGAAGCAGGCGACGGCAAGGTAGACGGTATGCGTCGCGCCGAAAAGCTCGATGCCCATGATCATGCAGGCAAGCGGCGTATTGGTGGCACCGGCAAAGACGGCGACGAAACCCAACCCCGCGAAGAGATCGGCCGGCGCGCCGAGAATGGCCGCAAGTGCATTGCCGAGCGCAGCACCGATGAAGAACAAGGGCGTCACTTCTCCGCCCTTGAAGCCGGCACTTAATGTCACGATCGTGAAGGCAGCTTTCCAGAACCAGCTCCAATAATCGACATGAGCGGGATCGAAGAAGCCAAGGATCGTCGCATCCCCAGGATTGGGTGACCACACGCCGAGCCCGAGATACTCGCGCGTGCCGAGAAGATAGACGAGACCGATCAAGATCGTGCTGGCGATGACCGGCCTGAGCGGCGCATAGGCGCAGAACCACTTGAATGCGGCCGATGCGGCATGCGAGACCTCGCTGAACGAGCGCGCCATCAGGCCGAAGATCACACCGGCAATGCCGACCTTGATGAGCAGCAGCGCATCGAGATGGAAGGTGCTGGCTGGCGTCCCTGCGAGATAACCGATCTTATACTGGATATGCTCGATGCCCCAGGCATGGCAGGTCCAGTCAGCGGCGATCGCTGCCGCAAGGCTCGGGATCAGAGCCTCATATTGCATCCGTCCGATCGTCAGGACTTCGAGGGCGAAAACGGCGCCGGCGATCGGCGTGCCGAAGACTGCGCCGAAGCCCGCGGCGATACCCGCCATGAGGAGAATGCGGACTTCGGCATGACTGAGACGGAACACCTTTGCAAAAGCGCTGGCAATGCTGCCGCCAAGCTGCACCGCCGTCCCTTCACGCCCGGCAGAACCGCCAACCAGATGCGTCAGGACCGTCGAGACCAGGATGAAAGGTGCCATGCGCAGCGGCACACCGCCGCCGGGCTCATGGATCTGGTCGACGATCAGATTGTTACCACCCTCAGATCCGCGGCCGAAGTGCTGGTAAACCAGCACCATCAGGAAACCGGCAACCGGCATCAGGAAGATCAGCCAGGGATGGTCGAAGCGCGTCTCAGTCGCCCGGTCGAGACCCCACAGGAACAGGGCGCAGAGCGAGCCGACCACGGCCGCCATCGGGACGACGAGAGCTATCCACTTGAACAGACTGCGAAATTGTTGAAAGCGATGATGAAAATATGCAGATGCGGACATTAGTTTGCCCCTCCCGCGAAGCCGGTACACGGTCTTGCGGGGACAGTGGATAGGAAAGATGAGTGGGATGACGGTAAGAAAACACGCACGACTCTACTCCTTCGCCCTTCAGGCGCGTTGAGTAGGAGTCATCAGCTTCCCTGGAAAAAATCAGAGCAGCGGTTCGGCCAGTATGGCCCGGCAGAAATCCATTACCGTTGGATTTTCAATATAGAAACAGCCACCCCGCTGTCAATGTGCAGCAGCTGTCACATTGCCCGCGCAATCATCTCGATCGGCGCAAGCAGGCCGGCTTCGACCGACGTGTTGACGTTGGCGCTTCGCTCCCCTGCCCGCGGCCCCATCAGCGTGCGAAATCCCTGGTCCCGCGCTCCGCCCGCCGCAGCCTTGGCGCGCGCCTCATGTGCCAGCCGGATCGCCAGGGCACTGCGATCCTGTTCCAGTTCCACCGCCATGCCAGCTTCGTCAAGCAGACGGCGATAGACATCGGGACTGCAGACGAAACTCGTCTCCAGCTCCATCGCCCAAGGCATCGGAAAGGGCAAGGCGCCATCGCGCATCTGCATGATCTCATAAAGACCGAAACGGCCGCCTGGCTTGAGAATGCGCCTGACCTCTCCGAACAGCCTCGCCTTGTCCTCGATGTTCATGCCGACGTGAATGAGCGTCGCGCGATCGAAGCTGCCGCTCTCGAAGGGTAATACCAATGCGCTCCCCTGCCGGAAGGAGACCTGATCGGCCAGACCACAACGGGCGGTCAACGAATTGGCGACCTGAACGAATTCCTCGGTGAGATCGATGCCCGACACGATGCATCCGTAGGAGTCGGCAAAATGGCGGGCAGGTCCGCCGAGCCCGGAGCCGACATCGGCAAGCCGCAGGCCGGCAGAAAGATCGAGATCCCTTGCAAAATCCACTGTGGCCGCATGTCGCCCCAGATGGAATTCATCAACACCCGCAAGGTCGCGGATGCGCAAGTTGTCGATATCTTTGCCCTCAGCCGAAAGGCTTTGCAGGATCGCCGTTTCCAGCGATCCGTGCGTGTAGTGGCTGGCAACTTTTTCCTCGGTAGACATGCGTGCACTCCCAAGGCTTTGCCTGAAGGTTGCCTACTGCGTAATTCCTTAGATCGGAATCGATAGGGATAAAATTATGCAGCAGCTTTAGAGTACTACAGCGACCTTTGCGCGTCACATGTGACGCGTGGCGCTGTAGCCATCAGACCTTCAGTTCGCGCCGTTCAACTTCAGTCACCATGGCAAGATCCAGCACGCGCTGCAAGTTCGCAGCATGTCTGAAGCTCGGATCCTGGCTGCTGCCGGTCATGACGGCCTCAGCAAACCGCTGATAGTTGGTCAGGACCGGTGGCACTTCGAGAACGCGCCACGTCGCCGTTTCCGTATCATCGCCGAGGCAGCCCCGCAATTCCGAGCCGTTCGGGCTGTGCGAGACTTCCAGGCCGCCGCGCTCGCCGTAGATGCGAAGCTTCAACTCGTTCAGATGCCCCGTTGCCCAACGGCTCGCATGCACGACACCGAGGGCCCCGTTGGCGAAATCGACCGACATCGAGAAGCTGTCATTCGCGTCGAGCGTATATTCACCGATACGCTCGCCGGGAGCCTTGGCAAAGGTCTTCAGCCGGGCGAAGACGTGATCGATATCGGTCGCTGCGCCATAGGCGGCGAAGTCGAGGATATGGATGCCGATATCGCCGAGAACGCCGTTCGAGCCATGGCCCGTCGACAGACGCCAAAGCCACTTGGACTCGCTGCGCCAGTCGCCCCAGGCCTTGGAGACGAGCCAGCTTTGCAGGTAGGACGCCTCCACATGCTTGACCGTGCCGATCTCGCCCGAGATCACCATCTCGCGTGCCTTCTGAAGCTGCGCGACATTGCGATAGGTCAGGTTGACCATGTTGACGACCCCTGCCCTTTCGGCAGCTTCCGTCATCTCGAGCGCCTTTTCATAATTCTCCGCGAGCGGCTTCTCGCAGAGAACATGCTTGCCTGCTGCAAGCAGCGGCAGGGTCGTCGGATGGTGAGCCTTGTCCGGCGTGACGTTGGTCGCCGCATCGAACTCGCCCCAGGCCAGCGCCTCGTCGAGCGACGAGAAACGCTTCTTGATATCGAACGTATCGCAGAAGGCGGTGAGCCTCGTCGCATCCGTATCGACGGCGCCGACGATTTCGACGCCAGGAATGCGGGCGAAATGCTCCACATGGTTCTTCGCCATGCCGCCCGTGCCAACTACTATGAGACGCATCTGATACCTCAGCGATAACCGGCTTCGCCGGCTTGGTGCAGTTTCGGACCGCGTTCGACGATCGGCTCCAGTGCCTTTTCGACGGGCACGTTCGGCGCATCATGGATGTTGGCCTGGGTGCCGAGCGGGTTGTAAGCCCACTTCGCGGAATTGATCAGAACCTTCTGGACCGTGCCATTATGATAGGTCGGGTAGGTCTCGTGGCCCGGACGGAAATAGAAGATATTGCCGGCACCGCGGCGCCAGGTCATGCCGGAACGGAAGACTTCGCCGCCCTGAAACCAGGAGATGAACACGGTTTCCAGCGGCTCCGGAACGGAGAACTGCTCGCCGTACATCTCCTCGTTCTCAAGCTCGAAATGCTCGCCGAGGCCGGCTGCGATCGGATGGCGGGGGTTGATGACCCACAAGCGTTCGCGCTCGCCGGCCTCGCGCCACTTCAGCGCGCAGGGCGTGCCCATCAGGCGCTTGAAGACCTTCGAGAAATGGCCCGAATGCAGGACGATGAGGCCCATGCCTTCCCACACGCGCTTTGCGACACGCTCGACGATCTCATCCTTGACAGCGCCATGGTCCTTGTGGCCCCACCACAGAAGGACGTCGGTCTCCTTCAGGCGGGCCTCGCTGAGGCCATGTTCCGGCTCCTGCAACGTTGCAGTGGTTGCCTCGATACCCGCATCGGCATTCAGCGCCTTGGCAATGGTGTTGTGCATGCCTTCCGGATAGATCTCGGCGACGACCTTGTTTGTCTGCTCATGAATGTTCTCGCCCCAAACGACGGCACGAATAGTCATTACGGCACTCCTCTAATACCATTAGGATTGAATAGGTTATGCGATCCAAAGCGCTTTGGGAAAGCGCCATATTTCAAGCCTCCATCAGCCCATCCAGCGCAAGACATAATGCGCCCAAAGCGATTTGACAAAGACAAAAGCGACTATGAATAACACCTCTGTTTTCAGTGCGACACGGATTTTGAAAACAGGTTGACGACGAGCACGCCGGCGATGATCAATGCGAGGCCGACGATCGCGGCGAGATCGAGTTTCTGCCGGAAAAGCACCACGCCCACCATCGAAATCAGCACGATGCCGAGTGCGCTCCAGATGGCGTAGGCGATGCCCACCGGGATGACCCGCAACGTTACCGAAAGACAATAGAAGGCAGCCGTATAACAAATCACGAGAACGACCGTCGGGCCGAGGCGGGTGAATTGCTGCGACATTTGCAATGCCGTCGTGCCGATCACTTCAAGCACGATCGCGACCAGCAGCATTGCATAGACCGATGCGTTCGCCATTCCATATCTCCGATAAGTTTAGAGCTGTGTGAGTTCGATCAGCCGGTCGATCAGCCTCTGACGGGCGCTCTCGTCCATGTCATGGC
Coding sequences within it:
- a CDS encoding flotillin domain-containing protein gives rise to the protein MNGLYDLILPAGIGLVLILGIGFVLASLYVRSSRDEAYVRTGLGGQKVVLDGGSVVLPIFHSIARVNLKTLRLEVQRGENDALITKDRMRVDIGAEFYVRVKPDSSSIALAAQTLGNRTNDSEQLRQLIEAKFVDSLRSVAATMSLDALQEQRMDFVKAVQDAVGSDLQSNGLELESVSLTRLDQTDIKHFNANNFFDAHGLAALTRVTEARKKERNEVVRDTEVAIAQKDLEARQQSLTIERTKREAELNQQRDIANKSAATRAETAQQEQAAKRAEEEARIAAEQAIAEREAAAKQARESANIDSTRAVQQRDTEARRDIQIVAQESAIAVSNKSREESEAKAKAEAARALAIAAEEKVGTARAVEIADREKQIAVIDAQKRAQTQATAVTIAAEAEKQAATDQADAIKTLATAEADAAIIKAKGILETGKATAESEALLNEARNKLSPAIIEFEITRERIRIVPAALAEAVKPIEKISDIRIFDTGGMLGRNGNGTGGGSGVGLGEGLAGQLLSYQANKPILDRLLKEAGFDGDNAISALLGNLDGKTNAAQPEEEEYYDDTEETDKPA
- a CDS encoding SMR family transporter codes for the protein MANASVYAMLLVAIVLEVIGTTALQMSQQFTRLGPTVVLVICYTAAFYCLSVTLRVIPVGIAYAIWSALGIVLISMVGVVLFRQKLDLAAIVGLALIIAGVLVVNLFSKSVSH
- a CDS encoding voltage-gated chloride channel family protein — encoded protein: MSASAYFHHRFQQFRSLFKWIALVVPMAAVVGSLCALFLWGLDRATETRFDHPWLIFLMPVAGFLMVLVYQHFGRGSEGGNNLIVDQIHEPGGGVPLRMAPFILVSTVLTHLVGGSAGREGTAVQLGGSIASAFAKVFRLSHAEVRILLMAGIAAGFGAVFGTPIAGAVFALEVLTIGRMQYEALIPSLAAAIAADWTCHAWGIEHIQYKIGYLAGTPASTFHLDALLLIKVGIAGVIFGLMARSFSEVSHAASAAFKWFCAYAPLRPVIASTILIGLVYLLGTREYLGLGVWSPNPGDATILGFFDPAHVDYWSWFWKAAFTIVTLSAGFKGGEVTPLFFIGAALGNALAAILGAPADLFAGLGFVAVFAGATNTPLACMIMGIELFGATHTVYLAVACFLAYICSGHTSIYLSQRLGIAKSAASGDIPADMPLRHIRERGVETRRENIHKIEKV
- the crcB gene encoding fluoride efflux transporter CrcB yields the protein MLYLVVFLGAGLGGAFRLGINELAARLLGIEFPFGTLIINVFGAFIMGLLTEYFAFRGGMSQEVRLFLTTGVLGGFTTFSTFALESVVLWERGQWMPAIAYVALSVFLSIGALIAGLAIVRLIIQAQTA
- a CDS encoding methyltransferase domain-containing protein; the encoded protein is MSTEEKVASHYTHGSLETAILQSLSAEGKDIDNLRIRDLAGVDEFHLGRHAATVDFARDLDLSAGLRLADVGSGLGGPARHFADSYGCIVSGIDLTEEFVQVANSLTARCGLADQVSFRQGSALVLPFESGSFDRATLIHVGMNIEDKARLFGEVRRILKPGGRFGLYEIMQMRDGALPFPMPWAMELETSFVCSPDVYRRLLDEAGMAVELEQDRSALAIRLAHEARAKAAAGGARDQGFRTLMGPRAGERSANVNTSVEAGLLAPIEMIARAM
- a CDS encoding aspartyl/asparaginyl beta-hydroxylase domain-containing protein, which codes for MTESPLSAPAPTSNQSPAPEQTFGTAGIAPMDRPSAMTRFFMGIVSWAESLNLKYAKLGNPPVYDTATFPWAAEIEKDFPAIRAELEKVLLRQSELPTFQDISTDVKTISTDTRWKTFFLLGFGVKSEQNINACPNTWKAVQKIPGLTTAMFSIFEPGKHLPAHRGPYNGVLRLHLGLIVPEPNEKLAIRVDKQVCHWQEGKALIFDDAYEHEAWNHSDKTRVVLFVDFVKPLKFPARFVNWALMNLAIFTPFIKEGLDNHKEWEKKFYAEAEAFRNRPKP
- a CDS encoding Gfo/Idh/MocA family oxidoreductase yields the protein MRLIVVGTGGMAKNHVEHFARIPGVEIVGAVDTDATRLTAFCDTFDIKKRFSSLDEALAWGEFDAATNVTPDKAHHPTTLPLLAAGKHVLCEKPLAENYEKALEMTEAAERAGVVNMVNLTYRNVAQLQKAREMVISGEIGTVKHVEASYLQSWLVSKAWGDWRSESKWLWRLSTGHGSNGVLGDIGIHILDFAAYGAATDIDHVFARLKTFAKAPGERIGEYTLDANDSFSMSVDFANGALGVVHASRWATGHLNELKLRIYGERGGLEVSHSPNGSELRGCLGDDTETATWRVLEVPPVLTNYQRFAEAVMTGSSQDPSFRHAANLQRVLDLAMVTEVERRELKV
- a CDS encoding ThuA domain-containing protein, which translates into the protein MTIRAVVWGENIHEQTNKVVAEIYPEGMHNTIAKALNADAGIEATTATLQEPEHGLSEARLKETDVLLWWGHKDHGAVKDEIVERVAKRVWEGMGLIVLHSGHFSKVFKRLMGTPCALKWREAGERERLWVINPRHPIAAGLGEHFELENEEMYGEQFSVPEPLETVFISWFQGGEVFRSGMTWRRGAGNIFYFRPGHETYPTYHNGTVQKVLINSAKWAYNPLGTQANIHDAPNVPVEKALEPIVERGPKLHQAGEAGYR